Part of the Ochotona princeps isolate mOchPri1 chromosome 15, mOchPri1.hap1, whole genome shotgun sequence genome, TGCGTGTAGAATTTAAAGTCCGGgtctggcacaataacctagcaACTAGGGTCCTCCcattgaacatgccgggatcccatatgggtgccagttctaatcctggtggccgtgcttcccatccagctccctgcttgtggcctgggaaagcagtcgaggacggtccaaagccttgggacccttcacccatgtgggagacccggaaaagctcctggctttgggttgactcagCTACAactattgcggctgcttggggagtgaaccattggatggaaaatcttcctctctctctttgtcctctctgtatatctgcttttccaataaaaattaataaattttaaaaaatatatctaaagTTCAGGAACCCATGTGGGGGCTCCACAGCGAGAGAATCCACTAAGGCCTGCCTCCAGTTGTGTGGGTTTAGCCCCTGGCTGCGCTGCCTgcgatcaagctccctgctacattagctgtgaaggcagtggacgacggtccaagtccttgaagCCCTGAAAcccagggggagacctggatcctgccttcagactCACCTAGTCTCAGCCGACATTTGCGGGTGTCCTGTGGTGACCcagatatggaagatctctttctgtggcCACACCTCTTCTGGCACACCAGTTATACAAATCCTTCTTTAAGAAAGGCAAAGGATACTGTTGCCTAGGAAGTTCCTTTGGAATTTTGGAGATGTGTAAAGTGAGATGTTGGCACCTCACCGTCCCTGGCCACGATTCTTGCTCAGCATTGCTCCAGGTGTCCAGgtgggctcagcctgagcctgggcacccagggcctcctgccactgttgcttcctgcctgcctggcctcGTATTGGGCTTGTacagccagcaggcagcctgggagaTGGCTCAGTGCTGTCCAGGAGGAGTTCATGGTCCTCAGCCAGCACTGACTGCTCcaatccctgccctcccccatcaCAGGGCACCCAGTGCTTCAGCTGATCCACCCTGAGCTGCACCAGGGCAGGACTCCTGCTGTCCACGGCCTGACCCGATGGCCAGGACAGCTGGTCTCTGACAGGCCTCTAGAGCCTGTGGCGCAGCCAATACTCGGGGTCGGGGGATCTGAAGCCAAGGCACTTGGGGCCCTGGTTCCTGCCTGCGGTCCAGGCACAGAGGGGACTCTGATGGGCTACTGGTGGGGACCGCAAGGAAAGCGGTAATTTTTGGCCTTGGTTCCCAGCGCAGCCTTGGCCTCATCCTAAGGCCAGCAGGCCAGGTCTGGTGCCCTGAGGCCGCTGGCCCCATGCTGCTTAAGGGGGTCACAGGGAGAACAGAGATGAGACCACAGGGGAGAGTTGGGGGCCAGCACCGAGGGCAGAGCCAAGCCACCATGCTGTGTTCAAGCAGGGGGACCTGTGTAACCTGGATAACCCCTGTGAGACACAGCCATGGCAgagtgtccccctgggcaccccTTCCTTGGCCTTTTCTTCCCCAACTACCACTACCAGTATTCCCCCAAAGTGTGCGGTTCCTCCTTCTGGTGATGCTGACTGGGGTGTGCACTGAGGAGTCTTCCCTGCTCGCTTCTCATGGGCTTCGGGGCcccaaccaggagcctcctccatcctccccatgcttcctgcctcccacaagGCTTGCTGCTCTCTGGGCAGGGACAGGGAGCCTCATTCAACTCCGCTGGAGCTCACCACTCTCACTTCCACCGTCGTTTCCATGTGTCTGTGACAAaagacctacacacacacacaatcttccgtgtgctgattcagtccccaggcagcctcaatggccaaggctgggcgaGGACAAAGCCAGGTCTGAAACTCCATCAGTGTCTCCCAAgcgggtgacaggaacccaagcactgggaccatgctctgctgccttccagggacgctggcaggcagcaggattgGGAATGGAGAAGCCGGGATACCAACTGGGATGCCAGTCGTTTCAGGCGGGCATGGCACTGGGATAGGCTTTTGAGGACGCACTAAGAACACACTCTCTTTGTCTAAAATTGACTTTTGAGCTGTGCATTAAGAGTCAGAACATGTACATTTCTTCAGGGCCATAACGCGCCAtttcaacacacatacacagcttcAACCGACCTCACCAGTGCTTTGGGATGCagtcagtgatagccagcacccattgacagtgggcaaatgaaatgtggctgtgtcccttaccctctgtcctgaaggtgggtcctaacaacaATGGGATGTtcattccatcctcagccactcccccccacctcttaggtattcactcctgcccacctgtgactcacctctcatctgagaggggatggtattgcattgttgtgtaatcactcccctcacaagcccctctcCAGAGGCCCCTGAAGACTCATGggttatacgatggcatcatttttcccaagagactcgTGTGCTTCCTTTTTGTCGCCCATGCTTTGGTTaatcagtggcacattttttcatggtgctgaaatttgttgctgatgttgttgttgttgttgttgttgcggGTGTtgtaactcataccagttgttgaccttgtttcacgACTGCCCACTTACGGAACTTTATTGTGATGGAGTAGTGGGGTCTATCATATCCAGCTATGGGGGTAAATGGAacaagcatccctgcttccagatgaaaaatggatctcaatgaaattgttggacattgattgtgtagacaatgggacgctgggctgtctgacattgtctgtaccaaccatgttggggtacacttcaataagagactgatggaattatgactccttctgaaggactacaccattgtaacaaaatgggaataatctgatggggggtgggagtttgggagggaatcccagcctgTACGAACTTGTAccatataattcaaaattcaaaataaaagtatagtttaaaaaaagaaaaaaatgagtaaaaggcccatgaagcagggactCACTTTTTGGTCAGGCGCTCCCATTATTGTGgtaccttgactcttggctgacccaggacaagtaatcccctgagcatggtccctgtgtactgctctGATGGGAccatggatatagtaatgttgtttctggtttgtgtactgtcaggagttccaggacaggtgaggcctagcagtgatagaatgtgggcagagaagccagggaaaggtaaaTACCTCCAGAtttgtaaatgtgtccaggttattcgctgcatgtctcttaggatagcttctattgttggagaagctgggacataggtcttcagcttattggatggatttaaggataatgaccatttgttcctcttggggttatgactGGTTGGATTGTGATTGCTGGATTGCCGTacggacttgtgatttgctattccTAGTGTGCTCTattctcaccaagcttggttaataaagactccttaagaaaccttagacatgtctggtgtgatctcgctcgaaCCCCGTAACATCAGGCACCTgcctttctgtttcctccttgtTCCCATGAAGAAGACAGCTCCTTAGGAACCAAGAGTGGACCCTTCCAAATGCCAGCTATGCTGGTGCCTTTGTATTAGACAGTACTGCCTTCCAAACACTAGGAATAAGTCTAGAACCCTAAAACCACAGCAAAGGCCAGAGGTCTCCCTGCTGTTCTGAGCACCACGGTGGAGCCTGTGGCTTTCTGGGCTGACACGGCGTGGCCTTCCACACCAGGGCTCTGATCAGCCACACGACTTTCTGATGCTCTCAGGAGGAAGTGATGGTCATTGAAGACACCCTCCTCTGAGCTCTGCAGATGTGGAAAATTCCCTGAGGTGTCTTGGCCAACTGTAGAAAGACATTGGGATTCTAGAAGGTCAACGGGCAGAGGAATACAATTGCTAGGATAACATTTCCATGGGAACAACTGAGTGGATACCATGTGTATAACTTATTGGATATCATTCCTTTGAGAACAACTCAACCCCTGTCACTAAGCCAAACAGAGAACTCCTGGAGTCCTCGTGTTTTAATTGCAGAGAAGATTGTGGAGAAAATCCAGTCGCTTTCTGAAGCTCTGATTGGTCCATGTCTTGACCTCCTAAAACACCATGGtagtgtgttcatgtgtgtgccaGTCCCTGCGGGGCTCTGATTGGTCCGTGCCCTGCTCCGACTTCACAAGGAGCCTACTGTGATGTAGCCCCCAGAAGTGTATATCTGGCCGCTGGCCGGCCCTGGGTTTTGTCCGCTTGGCCCAGGGAGCTCTGTTGGTGACCTGTGTGGCTTGGACCCCTCTGCCCTAGCGGTAGTGCTCGGTGCTGTGGTGCGTgcttggttggtttgtttgttggtttcttGTTCTATTCTGTTTATTCTTGTGCCCATTTTCTTTAGCTTGTTTTTTTGCACCTCTTTGTTGTTTTGccccttttgtctttttttgctcttctgtttgtttctgcttCCCCCACCTTTAGTTAGCCAGCTCGGTCAGACTTGCTAGGGCGAGTGTAGTTAGtggcttttcctctttcttgtgTTCTGTTTTCTTGAGATAGCCTTGTTGCTTGGGTTAGTCTAGTTAGTCCAGCTAGAGTCCCACCTCAGTGAGAGGCAGTCAGGGTCCTTGCGATCCCTTTTTGTTTGTAGGTAGCTCAGTCAGGGGAACCGATTAGTTAGTATTTGTGACCAGAGAGTGCAGTTCAGAGAGTGTAGAGAGGGATTGTTGGCCATGTACAGCACCTGGGCCTTCCATCCGCCGCTTCCTGGCTACGAGTTCGGGGACATCATCGGCCAGGGCGGCTATGGCGTGGTGAAGCTGGCCCGCCAGCTGGCCACGGGCAGGGACGtggcagtgaagatcttcctGCAGGAGCGTCGAGCCTCCAGCTCGCGGAGTGTGGCCCGGGAAGCGAGCCTGATGcgcagcctgcagcacccacacatcttgcagctgctggaggagcagcagcagggcagaTTCGTGTTTCTTGTCATGGAACTGGCCAGCAGGGGCACCCTGGAGTGCTACGTGCATGAGCAgggtggcctgggggagcaggaggcaaGCTTGCTCTTCGCCCAGATCCTGTCGGCTGTTGAATGCTGTCACAGCAGTTTCATAGCCCATAGAGACATCAAACCGAGCAACATGTTGCTGGACTCCAACATGCACGTGAAGCTGGCCGACTTTGGGCTCAGCCTCCGGCTGCTCGAGGGTGCGCGGATAAGGGGCTTTCACGGGACCCCCGAGTACTGTGCCCCGGAAACCTTTTCCGGGGAGGAATATGACGCCTTTCGGGCGGACATGTGGAGTCTGGGGGTGACGCTCTTTGAAATGGTGACGGCCACACTGCCCTTCACTGGGGACACTGCAGAGGAACTTGAGAACTGCATCGTGGCTGGCAGCTACGTGCTGCCACGGCCCTGCAGCCCGGCCCTGACCGAGCTCCTGGGCTTCCTGCTCAGCGTGGAGGCCTGCGCCAGGTTCACCGCCCAGATCGCCAGGACGCACTGGTGGTTCGGCCCCCGCgcccaggagtcccaggacagcCCCGTGCCCAGGGAGGACTCTGCCACCCTGGTGGAGCTCCTCAGTGTGCCCCAGGACCTCAAGGACAGGCAGTACCTCGCGCAGCTCGGCCTGCTGCCTGGCAGCACGGCACAGGGGACGCCAGAGCCTGCGCCCCACGAGTCTGGCTTCCAGCCGCCTTGCTTGTTGCCAAGCGCTGGGAGCCATGGCGCTCAGGACTCCTTACATCTGAGCTCCATCCACAGCGACTCGGTGTGCTTCtcgcccagctgctccacagccAGCCTCTCCAGCCAGCCCTCAGGTGAGTCTGCCCTCCCACCACCTGGTCTTTGCCCCCGCCAGGGCCCTGGGAGCCTGGGCCTGAGGCCGCCCGAGGCGCCCATGTGCTTTGCTCTCTCCTACCAGGCCAGCTGCAGCAAGAGCAGAGCTCCCTTTCCAGCGCATCCCACGAGCCGGTGCCTGAGGCCTCGTGCCCCGTggccagcaccagcagcccaaCGGACCTCGCACAACCGGAAGTGGAGGCGCCACGAGAGCCTGAGAGCACTGGGTCGCCCATTCCCGCCAAggaggggaagcggggcttccgtggggtctgcaggagcttcCTAAGGTTCCTGCAGCGCGCCTGCTGCATCCAGCAGGACCCAGACAGAGGCCCCGGCCTGCGCTCCAGAAAAGTAGCCCCGGAAGACTCTGCCCAGTCCAAATTAAGATGACTCTTAAGTCTCTGAACTCTGACAAGTTCTAGTTTCTAATACAATTCTTATAAAAGTCCTAACTGCATGTCTGGCTCCTGTCCTGCGTGGTGTCTGTGGCCTCTGTGCACTTTGCAAGGTCCTGTGGAGTTGCCCATGGGCTGTGTCTCAgcggctggggggaggggaggcccaaAGCCTCACAGGACACACGCGTGGGAGGGATGGGCTCTGAGGGCTCTCCCACAGCAGGCAGGTCCCAATGTACAGCTTCGGGAATTGCCGCAGAGCTGTCTCCACCCATGTTGCTTTGCCAGCGTTCTTTGCTCTTTGGGATGCCACAGCCTCACCAAGCCAGAccctggagctccatcctggtctccgttGGTGTCCGGGACCACGTGCTgtgccgtcacctgctgcctccctgagagggaaccagcaggaaggtggaattgaAAGGGTCatcaggacttgaaccgacaCTCACACGCAGCATGTGTGGCTCTCACACCTGTGTGTCTCACACCTGCCCAGACGCCACACCTTTCAGAGGATTGCTTTTCAACGACACAAATGTGGAGGCTTGTGTAGGTGTTCATTCTTTTGTCCCTGAATCTTTAAACTTTCTCTACATGCAAGCATGTTCACATATATTATGAAGCCAAAATCCCACTCTGAAATATAGACATGACAGGGTTTTGAATCGCGGGCCTGGGCAGGTGGGTGGCGGCCCAGCCTGGGATAGCAGGACTGAGTTTGTACTGATGCATTGATGCACGTGGTGGTTTTGAATTGCCCTGagagtgctcgcttcggcagcacatatactaaaagtggaacgatacagagaagattagcatggcccctgcgcaaggatgacacgcaaattcgtgaagcgttccatattttttagATAAGGGActtacctccctccctctctatttgaccctttgtctttcaagtaaatattttagaagaaagaaacaaaggaccCACTGACATCCAGGGGGTGAATTTCTTTACCAGCGACACGTGTGAACACAGAGCTCACAAGACTTCTCCCCTGACATGCCCCAGACTGCGGACTCCCCACCCTGTGACCCGTGTCCCTCCAGCAACAGGGTCCAGCAATAATGCAATGAAGTGCCCAGCCTGAGGCGGTGGAGGTTCTAATGAGTGAGCAGGGCTGCACAGGGAGACCACCCTAGCAGACTGACCCCAGGGAGGGGCAGGTTTTGTTCCGTGACCCACCGGACAGATTTATGTGACAGCATGCACTTCCTGTGAGCGTGCTCGGAGCTGTGCTGTCTGCCATGGTGCCTGAGCACTTCCTGCAGTCCAGGGTTGTGGCAGTGGCCCCCAGGAACAGGGGGCGGCACTCACTGGGTTTCAAAGAATGTCAAACACCTCCACGACTTTACAGTCATCACATTTGAAATTACACTCGGAATAAGTAGGTTAAATAAAGCGCTCatgtaatttcaaaaaaaaaaaaaaaa contains:
- the LOC131482002 gene encoding uncharacterized protein LOC131482002, producing the protein MYSTWAFHPPLPGYEFGDIIGQGGYGVVKLARQLATGRDVAVKIFLQERRASSSRSVAREEQQQGRFVFLVMELASRGTLECYVHEQGGLGEQEASLLFAQILSAVECCHSSFIAHRDIKPSNMLLDSNMHVKLADFGLSLRLLEGARIRGFHGTPEYCAPETFSGEEYDAFRADMWSLGVTLFEMVTATLPFTGDTAEELENCIVAGSYVLPRPCSPALTELLGFLLSVEACARFTAQIARTHWWFGPRAQESQDSPVPREDSATLVELLSVPQDLKDRQYLAQLGLLPGSTAQGTPEPAPHESGFQPPCLLPSAGSHGAQDSLHLSSIHSDSVCFSPSCSTASLSSQPSGQLQQEQSSLSSASHEPVPEASCPVASTSSPTDLAQPEVEAPREPESTGSPIPAKEGKRGFRGVCRSFLRFLQRACCIQQDPDRGPGLRSRKVAPEDSAQSKLR